ttaaattaagaCTTGTAGGAAAGTGAGATGACCTAAATATAGTAAGAGTTAAAGAAATACCAGGGGAGGTTAAACAGAGGATGTGAAGACCTAGGGCTTTTGCCTGTGTCCCCAGGAGATGACAGCACACCTGAGCATCAGAGGTGAAAGGGGGCGGAGCAGTGGGCAGCTATGGCAGATATGGAGAGTGTTTCAAGGACACCTCTGTCACTAGGGGAGAGATTATTTGTAAAGAGACTCTAAACTGCTGCACAGCTTGACTGAGGGTCTAAAATCTGACTTGGACTGGGGACaaggctcggtggcagagcacttgcctggtgtgtgtgACACCCTGGTgcccatccccagcacttcaaaacCTGACTGTCCCCCTTTAGCTGTTTCCTTACAGAGCAGCATTTCCTAGGGCAGGATGGCAGGGGATGCACTCTGCCTGTGGCAGTCTGCTGTGGGTGTCACCTCTGGGCTGACCCAATGGCAGTGTTCTTGGGGTTACCTCTCCTCCAGGCCCTTGAAACTGTTCCCGATGATGACCATCTTAGAAAGGGCATCTACTGACCAGTTGCTCCATAAAAGGTTGTTGTACAAGGCTGTCCCGCAGTGGGGCATGTAGAAGACGGTGGGCTGGCCACAAATACTCCGCTTTCCTTCCTGGGAACATGAAATGACAAGTGTGACCTCTGGCAGGGCATACTTCTTTCAGCAGGTGACGGAGACCTCAGGACAGATGTCAACATGAGCTAAGAGACAACTGAGCatcacctgtcatcccagtgcctctggaggctgaggcaggaggatctcatcaaagccagcctcagcaacagtgaggccctaagcaacttagtgaaactctgtctctaaataaaacaccaaaataGGGATGGACGGGGCTCAGTAGACAAGTGCTCCTGAGTAACACCGCTGCCCcggccaccaaaaaaaaaaaaaaaaagacaactaaaCCCCAGGTGGACAAAACTGGAGCTTGTTCCAGTTTAGTCTACACTGTTATGTGGGATGGGGTGTTGGGAGGCCATCATGCCTAACAGGTATGCCCCAGTAGCACAGAAAGCTCTGGAGGAGGTAGGGGGCTTCTTGGGTCACTATCAAAAAGGACAGGAGGGACAGCTGTGGTGTCTCCATGTACTGTAGTTAGTGATCCTTGCCTCCTGTCTCACTTTCTGCAGATCCCCTTCAGATGTCCCCCGGGAGCATAGACCACTGTTCTACAGCCAAACTCCCTGGCTGTATGGCTGCTGCCACCTCTGTGGTTTCTCCACCTGCAGCTTCCTTTGTgttggatggaacccagggcctcatgcatgctgggcaagctctccaccactgagccccagccccagccccagccccagccccctttatgTTAATAAGAAACCTCAGTGGACTCCTCATCATCCAGCTCTGCATAAGCTTCCTGCAGTCCTGGTTCTGTCCCTTTAGCAAATTCCTGGCAGATCTTCAAACCCCAGTTCAGACCCAGAGAAGCTCCCTGTCCTTCCCAGCACCCCACTACACTGCTGCATTCACCACTGGGGTTCACAGGCCACACGCCCTGGTAGCCATAGGCTCCCTAAAGTGGACTGGCTCTCGGTGATCCTGGTCTCTGGCAAGCTCCCTGCCCAGCCCAGAGAAGGCACTCAGAAGACCATCTGGACTGAGCACCAGTGTTCCAGGACCCTGTCAGCACTGGGGACCGACTTGTCAGCAGGGCCTTTGTTGGAGGTTATGTAATGAGCCATGAAATGGCAGTTTCAGGACACAGAGGAATCAAATGATCCTCTAATCCCCAAGAGGATGCAAATCTAGATTCAGAGGTCTCTGCGCATCCTGGCTTCTGTCCTGTCCTGTGGAAGGGCTTCTCCTTCAGAGGCCTTGGGAATGTCAAAGCTCTTGGAGGTGCTGGGGCAGCGGAGGACCTGTTCACAGGTCCCAGCCAGGTCTTCTGTCCCCTTTTACTACCTCTCCCGGGACAGGGTGCAGCCTGACTAGACAGACTCATTTGACGCACCCGGACTGTGCCTTCTTGAGTTTTAGGTAGTGCAGCAAATACCAACTTAGAATAATTTTTGGACAAAAACTCCTCACAAAAATTTTGCAAACCTGACTTGCTGTGGTTCATGCTCTTTGTGTAAGTTTTTTTGACAGGACCATGACATAAAGCAAAATGTGGGTGACTGATTGATTAGTCACACTGTACAGACACGGGGAGGGAAGTGGGTGGTGGAGAGGGGCCACCACCACCGCAGAGAGGCACTCTGCTCTGGTCAGGATCCTCATGTGGCCCACCCGCTTCCCCACCGCTCACCTCGTTCTCAGGGAGAACAGTCACCCCGAGGGAGTGAAGAACAGCGATTTCAAGCTGGCTGAACAGAGGGTCATAGACCCAACAGTGACTTCTGGGGATCTGCGAGGGAAGAAGAGTGGCCTCAGCCCAAACACCCACAGCACAGTGCACGAGGCCAGGGAGGGGGGGTGCAGGCGGGTCCGATGCTCACCTGGCACTTTTCCAGGAACAGAAGCAGAAACGCAAGCTGGGTTCTTGCTGTGACGCAGGTGGCAAAGCTGCCAATGCCGTAGCACACACACTTGATGTGGCAGACTCCCCTGACCAGGGCCTCTCCTGGGTTGGGGTCAGGGGCCACATCCTGCTCATCGGGTGAGGTGAGATGCAGGTTTCCAAGGGCATCTGAAAGGGTCCCTACGGGAGCCTCCAGTTGTCCCAGCTGTTTTGTAAGACACTGGCTGATGGTTTCTGAAAGAGCCCGCAGCCAAGGTGCATCAGGGGCCACGCTCTGACCCTGTGAGCCAAGCCACCAGACCCAGGGCAAGACGGCTTCAACTCTCAGACAGAAAAGCTGCCCGGCACATACAGCCACACCCAGGGCAGACAGATGATCTGTGTCCCGGACCCCCACAGCCCCAGACCCCCACAGCCCAGGACCCCCACAGCCCCAGACCCAAGAGAGACTTTCAACAAAACGTGGCTTTCCCTCATGGGCGGTTTCCTCTAAAACTCGAATGTGAACTCAACTCTAATTTGACGGGAGACGTTTGGTAATTGCAAGCTACGCTCTGAAATACTTTTTAGATTAGAGGAGCATAACTTTCAAAATCACTATAAATGTCAAGGTGtagaaatatttcatatgtaaaagttaaaaaaaaaaaaaaaaaggctgaaggtGTCAAGAacctaatgaatgctgttctgtTGAACTCCTGTCCCACAGAGGCAGGTTCTTGTccctttttttattatattggtACTGAATTCTGTTGAACAAAGCtacatccaaaacaaaacaaaaagccatgCATTCCAGTAACAAGATAGCAATTTTCACTTGTCAAATCAGCAAAGCTGTCTTTACATAAGACCCCAGGCTAGGAGAGCTGCGCAGGAAAACTGGCTCTTTAGGTTCTTGCTGATAAGAGACTTGGGGGAAAAATTGTTTGGAAACAGCATGATAACGGACACGGAGTTGGTCACTTGCCTTTCACTTAATTCCGCTTCTGGGACTTTATCCTAATAGATCACACTAAATTTGGCACAAGCTTTATGCATAAAGATGCTACCTgcaaagttatataaaaataactaaaatataaaggaaaaaaaagccctCAATAAAAATGACACCCATGGTAAGCTCACTCAGGGCATGAATATCATGTTGCCACATTACATGTAGGAAAGGATCACGATGGCAGGAAACAGCCTGCCGCGTGCTGTCCAGGAAGAAGAACAGGATAAAAATAAGCCACAGCAATAATGATAAGGACAGTCAGTATTTACTGCCTTCTGTGCAGCGGGCAAGCACGGTTCCAAGCACCAaattgtctcatttaattctcatgccTATGTTACAGGATACAGATGTTATTACCCTCAtttcacagagaaagaaactgagcGTCACATTTAGTTAATTGCCAAGAGACACAGCCCTAAGGGGGAGTCACAAACACAGCTCTGTGAAGCAAGGTGCTCTCCAAGGAGGGTTACATTCCCCTCTCTGCCCATATCCAcatcctcctctccctccttccaccGTCCCCTTGGCCAGTGGTACTCACCCAAGGCTGCGCTCCAGAAGTCAGAGACGAGCAGGTCCCCTCTGTGGAGAAAAGTATAGCATGCTCACCTCCCACCCGTGTCAGGGCTGCCCGAGCTGTGACCTCCTGACGACAAGTTGGCTGCATGGGAGGTGAAGGGACCTCCGGTGCAGAGCCCACCCTTACTGACTGAATGACAAGAAGGGAAACAAATTTTGACATGTTCAGGGTCCTCATATATTCTGCTGGGGACAGAGAGGGCCTCCGGGAGGAGGCCTCAGGTGCCCAGGGGCAGATCTGGATCCGTTTGGCATCCTTAGTCCACAACCATGCCTGGCACTGTTACAGCTCAATAAATCGTTAAATTCTTTGATTGTTTTTGAGCTTTAGTCTCCTCATGTCTGGAATGGGGATAAAAACTGTTCCCACATGGAGGGCGACAGGAGGAATGCAGTGGTCTGACATTCTTAGTACAGTGCCACACAGCAGGTACTCCATAGTCTTTGTcatataaaacattcaaaatcataGAGACAAACGTGTTTGCCAGGGTTGGGAGGAGAGGTGGAAACTGCCGTGTTATGTGTACGgggtttcagttttacaagatgaaagaCCTATGGAGGTAGGTGGGGGTGACCGCTGCATGACATTACGGATGTATTTAACACCGTGGAAGTGCTGAAGCATGttcttaaaaatggttaagatgatcaactatgttatgtgcattttgccacaataaaaaaaaagattttaaaaaaagattctagggggctggggttgtggctcagcaatagagcattcacctagcatgcgcaaggccctgggttcgatccttagtaccacataaaaataagtaaacaaaataaaggtattggcctaaccaaataaataaataaatattttttaaaaaaagattctaagGGGAGAGTAAAAGAAGAGACAAATGAAGTGTTTGGTGTCTTTGCTCAGGTCATCTGCCTTCCACAAGCCATAAGCCAGGGACTATTTAGGGGGTTCAGGAAGGAGTGGACAGTATTGAAAAACATCTGCCCAGAGGTTGCCCAGGTTCCTCACAACAGGTAAAGCAGAGCTCCACTCTGCATGGCAATGCTGTCAACTGGCAAATACGTGCATAGTCAGCATGTAGAGCCCTGGGCCCCTCCCTATCCAGGGCAGTGGTGACTTGACATAGAGGAGTGCTGGGAGAAGCGGGGAGCTCCTGGGAGATTCTGAAGAAATTGAGGAAATAACAGTGAATAGAGATATTGTGGTGGTTTGGATGTGACGTGTCCTCCAAAaggtcacatgtgagacaatgtaagaaggttcagaggagaaattattggcttataagagtcttaacccaatcagtgaattgatccccaTAAGGATTAAGTGAGTGGTAATTAAAGGGTAGGGTATGGCTTAGGGGCTTATgattgtatctggccagtggagtctctctgctttctgatcacgaTGTGAGATgcttcctctgccatactcttccaccatgttctctctgcctcacctccagccccaaggaatggaactggccttctatggactaagacctctgaaactgtgagccccctaACTTATCCTCtactacagttgttctggtcaggtcgtttagtcacatcagtgaaaaagccaactaaaacagaTAGGGAaaagcactcaggaggctgaggcaggaggatctatattctaggccagcctgggcaacctagtgagaccacTGTCACTCTCACACACAGTTACCCCAAGCCCCAAGACACATTCACTTTCATTGCACCTTCAGAGATCTTAgaaagaattgtttttatttcccagTCTCAACCAGTTGGTTAACGGTTTGGATTCACAGGACCCTCTGGTAGAAATTAATCTAACTTCTATCTCTTGTGATATTTCTTCACTCACTGATGTGAATCACGGCTAAAGCTGTTAGTTATTGAGCTCTAACAGGACtgcaagtaaataaaaatactaaacagTAGTAGGTAGCATTTACTAAATACCTCCTGTGTTGGGCACTTCTGTGCTTTCTAACTACAGGGCAGGGTATGGGGGGATTTGGGTAGAATAAGAGTCCTGAATAATGACAAGATGAAAGCACAGGTTTTGGAGTCACAACGATCTGAATTTGGAAGCTGGTTCCATGCCTCGCCCATGTCTCTTTGAGCTACCAGCATTCTAACAGCGTGTGTAGACGGTTTAAGCCAGTGCTAGGCACACAGCATCCATCCCAAAACtaatggtggtggtgacagtCACGTGTTCCTAATACCAACACCAACCAACCTCGGGCCGGGCGGGAAGCGCCATGCCCGGCCGGCGCTCTCCGCGGGCAGGAGACGGTTCCGTCCACTGCATTGGAATCCCGGGGTTGACCTACGCGGGCCGTGTTTGCAAGCCCGTCCCACAAAGGGGAACGCCATGGGCGCAGCTGTCACTGCCGCAGGAGGAACGAGACGCGCTTACAATAGACCGGGTCCGCAGCGGGCGAGTCGCCTGCATTAAAGCCTCACAGTGGCCCCAGGACAGGTGCGCAGCACGTCCCCGTCCCCACCGTACAGCTAGGGCGACCGAAGCCCTGCGAGGCGCCTCTGCCCGCCAGGATTGGCCCGCACTCACTGGGCCTCCCGGAGCCGACGCAGCACGACTCCGCTGTCCGCCTCGGGCTGTGCCTCCCGGCCGCCGACCTCCGCCTCCCTCCGCCGCGGCCGCCTCGCCGCCGCCGAGCGCCTCCTTCGCGGGGCCGCCTGCACCCAAGGTTCCAGCGCCACGGCCGCCGCCATTGGCCCTGACGTCACCGCCGAGCGGCGCGCCGGCCTGACGTCACTAGCGCGCGGCGGCTCGCGGCCCGCGTGAGGgggcgggaggcgggaggcgggaggcggggCGGCGCGTGACCTGGGCCTTTCCGCGGCGCGCGTAGGTACCGGGCGGGACTCGCGGGCGCCCGGCCGCCGCCACGTTCCGGTTCCGAGTCCTGAACCCGGAGCCCCTGGCAGGCTGGCCGTCCCGGTGGGTGGACGGGCGTGGGGACTCCGCGGGCGGGACCCGCTCGACCCCCGCGCCTTTGCCCGCCGTTTCCCAGACCCCAGCGCGGGAGCCGGGCACGTCGGGGAGCCTCGCGCGGTTGCCGATCGCTTCCTGAGCCCCCGGGGCTCGTGCCCTCCGGCCGCCTGGCCCTTCGCAGCCATTAGCGCCCCCTTGCCAGTCCTCCTGTAGCCCACCGAGGTCACTTCCTACAGTACCACCGTCCCGGGCCGTTCCCGTCCACTTCTGGCAGCGTGAGGAATGACGCTCCTGCCACTTCCTAGGCTGCCAGTCTTTTCTGGTCACACCCTGACACCTGTCCCTGCCCAGAACCATCACAGGTTTTTTTTAGACCTTTCGGTGATAGGATAGTGGCCCTCGGTAGCGTGGGCCCAGTCCTGTGGGAACGGGAGGGATGGAGTTTCAGGCTGCTCTTGGTTCTGGGAAATGAGGTGCTGCCCCCACAGGTGCCCACGCAGGCGCTGTAGAACCTAGGGAGTGTggccagtgggggggggggcgccccCAAAAGTCTCGCTGAGAAAAGATCAGATTGCACAGACCACCTGAGATGCACCGCAGTCCTCTCTACAGACCTCTCTACCAGAGAAACTTGCAAACCATTGTTGGGTTCTTGCACATGACAGAATGGTGGCAAGTATTTGAGACCATGTTACTGAGGACATTAAGCTTAgagaaagcaataaaaagaatacagTTCTGAAGTGACCAAGGGGTTGTCACATGAAAGGATTAAACCGTGTTTTGGGTTTTCTTGGAGAGTGTCCAGACCAGTGAGTGGAATTTATTGGGAGCAGATTTTGGGTTTGATGGAAGGATGACTTGAATATTATGAACCTCCTGTCTCTGGAGGGCTAAGCCAGAGGCTGTGGAGGGAGCTTTGGGTGGAGAGTCAGGGACCAGGATTAGAGTAAATGAGGCCAGGATCCCTTCTGACTCTGAAGTCCCACTGAGTTGTCTTTCTCTTGTGGGAGTTTGAAACCTACTTAAGGGAAAGTTCTCTTTTTGCATTTTGCAAAATTGCTCAGCTCTGAGAGTGTGCATGTTCAGATTACTTTGGGCTGTCAAAATGACAGTTCCTTAATTTAGTTTCCATTATTACTACAGCAGCCACATTATTGGGACAGCTGTTCTCAACACCTTGTGCTTTTTTATACTAatca
This genomic interval from Marmota flaviventris isolate mMarFla1 chromosome 1, mMarFla1.hap1, whole genome shotgun sequence contains the following:
- the Srrd gene encoding SRR1-like protein, whose product is MAAAVALEPWVQAAPRRRRSAAARRPRRREAEVGGREAQPEADSGVVLRRLREAQGDLLVSDFWSAALETISQCLTKQLGQLEAPVGTLSDALGNLHLTSPDEQDVAPDPNPGEALVRGVCHIKCVCYGIGSFATCVTARTQLAFLLLFLEKCQIPRSHCWVYDPLFSQLEIAVLHSLGVTVLPENEEGKRSICGQPTVFYMPHCGTALYNNLLWSNWSVDALSKMVIIGNSFKGLEERLLTRILQKNYPYVAKILEGLEELELPQTPQYTDTFNDTSVHWFPAQKLEQLSRDVWAFGEEPEYQDCEDLEIIRKITIDPVADLHSLQCTSPAEVLLG